TTGCCTCGTCCGGATCGGCCGAGACGACTGCGGTGCCCTGCACGGTCACCTGAACGGTGAGCGACTTTTCTTTGGCACTGGGAGCGATGACTTCGGTCACCAACTTAGTGTATTCGTCCTTGAAGTCTCCGGTCAGACCGTCTGCCGCAGAGCCCAATTGCTGGTCCACATTGGCGAAGTCGTAGGCCAGCATCGAGGTAGCCTGCGCCGAAGCTGCCGTCAATGCATCGGTGCGCGCCTGCTCGGTTTGCTCGTTCTGCCGATACTGATAGAACAGCACCCCGACACCGGCGGCCAGGGCCAACACGATGACGACGGCCAAGCTGCGCAAAAGAATTCCAGATTTCATCACGGCACGAACTCCACTCTCGACGCTGTCATCACGTCACCGTCGTCAGCGACTGTTACGCGCAACCGGAAGTCGCGCGGTTGGGGTTCTTCGGCATCGGAGTTCTTCACCATTGCCCGTGCGGCCACCAGGACATCCGCCGCATATTCGCTGCTGTTTTCGATTCCAGCTTCGATGATTTCGCCGTTCGAGTCGACACGAGCCTGCTTGACGACGTCGACGAACGGCCCCTCGCGGCCCTCGAACTCGGCCTTGAAGTCACCACTGGCGCCGGCCAACAACCGGTCCACGTCCTCCTGCGCTGAATCGGGATGAATCGTCGTCAGATTCAAGACGGTCTGTCGGGCGGTCTGTACGAATCGCTCGGCTCGCGCGTCATCGGCGCTCGTCGCTCGATTGGCCAGGAACAGGTAGACGCCTCCAGAGAGCAGGGCGAGAACCACGACGACGAACAACGACGTCAGTACTAGGCCGAGCCGTTTCGTTTTCGGATGCGGGGCATCCCCGTTCTGCGCGGGCTTTTCTTCATCCGACACAGCCGCTTCCGTCGTCGGCGTTGCCGGCTTCTTCTCGGTGTCAGCCCCGACGAGGGAGGATGTGGGTTCCTCTTTCTTCAGGTCCGGAGTGTCGACGGGGGGGTCCTGTGCGGTCGCCGGTGCCTCGAAAGTGTTCTTCGAAGCCGATTCGCCCGCGATAGGCCCTGCCGGTCGTACTGCCCGACGGCGTGGGCGCCTCGGCGCCGTGCCCTCGTCGTCTGCCATAAAAACCTTCCTCGTTGCGTCCAGTGGTCGTGCCGACTAGAACCGGTGTCGACCTACATCTCATTCACATTGTGCACGCTGTGGGTAACAGAACGGTCGAGAACTAGAACTGGTTCACCGGGCTGATACTCTCACTTCTCGGATTGACTCGAGAGGACCACTCCCTATGGCTCACACGCTCACATGGCACGACGACGTCAGCCACCAGGCACGAGCACTGTCCTACGCCATGCGGATGACGCTGAAACCGGCGTTCAGTCTCTGGCCACTCACCGACAACGGTATCCGGGCGATCGGTCACCTCGACCGTGCCGTCGACCGACTCCCCAAGCCCAAGCGCGTCAAGATCGAGCAGGTTTTCCTCGGCGGGGTGCCATGCGAGAAGACGACACACCCGCGGGTCGCGACGGGATCTCTCGCCGATGCCACCATCCTCTACTTCCACGGCGGAGGTTTCGTATTCTGCGGTTTGGCCACCCACCGGAGCGCCTGCGCCACAATGTCCGCTCGCGCAGGTGTGCCCGTGTACTCCGTCGAATACCGACAGATCCCCGACGGCGGAATCGGTACATCCATCGCCGACGCGATGAGCTCCTACCGCGCTGCACTGGGCACGGTGGCAGATCCGTCCAAGATCATCGTTGCAGGTGATTCTGCCGGTGGTTATCTCGCGATGAAGGTCGCCGAACTTGCTGTGCTGGAAGGACTCACTCCGCCTGCCGCGGTGTTGGGGTTCTCCCCTTTGCTCAATCTGGATTTGAAGAGTCATCCGCGGAAGTTCATGAAGAAGGATGCGTACCTTCCGATGAAGCAGGTCCTTGCACTCGAAGATCGCTGGCTCGCCGGACCCGACACCATCCCCGGGGCTTCTTCGCCCGTCAATGCCGACCCGTCGATCTTTCCACCGGTATTCCTCTCGACTGCGGAGAACGAAATCATGCGACCAGACGTCGAATCGATGACCCGGAAGCTCGGCGTCGCCGGCCGAACCGTCGAAACGCATGTGTGGAGAGGGCAGGTGCACGCGTTCCCTGTCATGGCCAGCGCACTGCCGGAAGGCAAGGCGGTCCTGGACCTCGCTGTGGCCTTCGCTGCCCGCAACCTCTGAAGCCGACACCCCAAGGAGTCCACTGCGCCGCATCTGCGGCGGAGTGGACTCGAAGGGCAATCTGTTAACCAGTGCCCTGCTGGACCGACATGAGGCCCTGCAGATCGCTGACACCACCATTGAGTCCGGGTTGGGCGTAGGCGACGCCACCGGGTGCGACGTACATTCCGGTCTGCGGATCGTACGGGCGTGCTGCCACTGCCGGAGTGACACTGCTTTCACCACTGGGGATTTCGGTGTACGAAGGCTCGCCCTGCTCGACCGGGCCCCATGGCGGGTTGTTACCCAGCGGCACGTACCCGGCGTCGCTGCGGCAGATCTCCGGTGTCGGTGCGCGTCGACCGGGCACCTCCATGCACGGCAGATTTCGTGATCCGCGGACTGCGGTGCTGTCGTTCTGGTCCACCTTGCAAAAGAGGTCGGCCGGTGTGTCGGGCACGGACATATCGTTGGGGTCGCGACGCTGATCGGCAGGCAAGAATCCCGTCGTACATGCCGGCGGGTCGTTGACTTCGAGCTGGAAGTCGACGATGGCGCCTTCGCCCGGCGGGCCGCTACCTGCCGCAGTCATGAGCGCTGCAGTAATGGGTGGGTACAGCACCAGAATCTGTTCGATTCCGGCGTTGTAGATGACACCGACTTCACCGATGCTGACCAGATTGGCGAGCAGAATCGGCAAGGTGGGTCGTAGATTCTGAAACAGCGTGTTCGCCTCGGCTGCCGCACCTGGACCTTTTTGCAAGATCGCACGCAGATCCGGGTCACTGGCGCGCAGCTGATCGGTGAAGGTCGCAAGATTGCTTGTCCACGACCGAATTGCGTCGCTGCTGACAACCTGACCGTTCAACAGCGGCTCGACCTGCTCCAATAATTGCTTGGTAACACCGGAGTTGGCGTTCGCTTCCTGCACGAAGAGCCGAGTGGAG
This region of Rhodococcus sp. PAMC28707 genomic DNA includes:
- a CDS encoding MlaD family protein, giving the protein MMLTRFVRIQLIIFSILTVIGLVVMATKYIGVPALVGIGRYDATVELPTTGGLYPHANVTYRGTTVGEVKTVTLTSDGVDAHLSLDSSVSIPADVDAQVKSVSAIGEQYVDLVPRGSGGADMSDGDVIPVDRTTVPQDVGPMLDQADALVKSISDTRLQSVIDESFKAFNGSGPDLQKLIDSTRLFVQEANANSGVTKQLLEQVEPLLNGQVVSSDAIRSWTSNLATFTDQLRASDPDLRAILQKGPGAAAEANTLFQNLRPTLPILLANLVSIGEVGVIYNAGIEQILVLYPPITAALMTAAGSGPPGEGAIVDFQLEVNDPPACTTGFLPADQRRDPNDMSVPDTPADLFCKVDQNDSTAVRGSRNLPCMEVPGRRAPTPEICRSDAGYVPLGNNPPWGPVEQGEPSYTEIPSGESSVTPAVAARPYDPQTGMYVAPGGVAYAQPGLNGGVSDLQGLMSVQQGTG
- a CDS encoding alpha/beta hydrolase fold domain-containing protein codes for the protein MAHTLTWHDDVSHQARALSYAMRMTLKPAFSLWPLTDNGIRAIGHLDRAVDRLPKPKRVKIEQVFLGGVPCEKTTHPRVATGSLADATILYFHGGGFVFCGLATHRSACATMSARAGVPVYSVEYRQIPDGGIGTSIADAMSSYRAALGTVADPSKIIVAGDSAGGYLAMKVAELAVLEGLTPPAAVLGFSPLLNLDLKSHPRKFMKKDAYLPMKQVLALEDRWLAGPDTIPGASSPVNADPSIFPPVFLSTAENEIMRPDVESMTRKLGVAGRTVETHVWRGQVHAFPVMASALPEGKAVLDLAVAFAARNL
- a CDS encoding h domain protein → MKSGILLRSLAVVIVLALAAGVGVLFYQYRQNEQTEQARTDALTAASAQATSMLAYDFANVDQQLGSAADGLTGDFKDEYTKLVTEVIAPSAKEKSLTVQVTVQGTAVVSADPDEATIMLFLNQITTSTDAPDAASSGSRVRMKMEKVDGRWLASELTPI